The proteins below come from a single Saccharopolyspora sp. SCSIO 74807 genomic window:
- a CDS encoding enoyl-CoA hydratase-related protein: MHDFADIDYKVDNGLAWITIDRPSRFNSFRAQTVDELVKAFKLAWASKDVGVICLTGAGEKAFCAGGDQKQRAETGDYGPSDSGLFEVDALHRVIRDVPKPVIAAVNGFAIGGGHVLHVLCDLTIAADTAVFGQNGPRVGSFDAGFGSAYLARVLGEKRAREVWFLCRRYSAEKAERWGLVNEVVPLADLHSEVRSWADEILALSPTALKVLKQSFNTDTEHFASVGSLAYSYLKTFGESAEALEGINAFNEKRSPDFSAYRGA; encoded by the coding sequence ATGCACGATTTCGCCGACATCGATTACAAGGTCGACAACGGGCTGGCCTGGATCACCATCGACCGCCCGAGCCGGTTCAACTCCTTCCGCGCGCAGACCGTCGATGAGCTGGTCAAGGCGTTCAAGCTGGCGTGGGCGAGCAAGGACGTCGGCGTCATCTGCCTGACGGGTGCAGGAGAGAAGGCGTTCTGCGCCGGAGGTGACCAGAAACAGCGCGCCGAGACCGGGGACTACGGCCCTTCCGACTCCGGCCTGTTCGAGGTCGATGCCCTGCACCGGGTCATCCGGGACGTACCGAAGCCGGTGATCGCCGCAGTAAACGGCTTCGCCATCGGCGGCGGGCACGTCCTACACGTGCTGTGCGACCTGACGATCGCCGCCGACACCGCGGTATTCGGGCAGAACGGCCCGCGCGTCGGTTCCTTCGACGCCGGCTTCGGCAGCGCGTACCTGGCGCGCGTGCTCGGGGAGAAGCGCGCACGCGAGGTGTGGTTCCTGTGCCGCCGCTACAGCGCCGAGAAGGCGGAGCGGTGGGGGTTGGTGAACGAGGTGGTTCCCCTCGCCGACCTGCACTCCGAGGTGCGCTCCTGGGCCGACGAGATCCTCGCGCTGTCGCCGACAGCGCTCAAGGTGCTCAAGCAGTCGTTCAACACCGACACCGAGCACTTCGCCAGTGTCGGCTCGCTGGCGTACTCCTACCTCAAGACCTTCGGCGAATCCGCCGAGGCGCTGGAAGGCATCAATGCCTTCAACGAGAAGCGCAGCCCGGACTTCTCCGCCTACCGCGGCGCCTGA
- a CDS encoding acyl-CoA dehydrogenase family protein has protein sequence MRLTDEQRRFTEAIRDFCTDECSTLQQRDALTDGGTLANSPQILAKLADLGWLGVSIPEQYGGAGAGMVEECLFLEATSRGLAPITAYSTGLTVAQTYLRHGTEQQKQEVLGGLCRGRLEAIALSEPGAGSDLGSAQLKAVRDGDGYVLNGQKTWTSAAHVADHLLVLTRTSVENDKHDGLTLLVVPTDATGLEIRAIETMEAHTVNDLFFTDVHVPAANVVGQVGRAWNHLMRGLSVERLIIAAMSVGAAQRSLDDVLEYVRQREQFGRPISSFQAVRHKLADLATDIACSRSFVYEVAERIDSGEEEQLVREGSMAKLKCTEVAKQTALEAMQLMGGYGYAREYGMEGQVRKALAPPIYGGTNEIQREIIGRSLHL, from the coding sequence ATGCGACTCACCGACGAGCAGCGGCGGTTCACCGAGGCGATCCGCGATTTCTGCACCGACGAGTGCAGCACTCTCCAACAGCGGGATGCGCTCACCGACGGGGGCACGTTGGCAAACAGCCCCCAGATCCTGGCCAAGTTGGCCGACCTCGGTTGGCTCGGTGTGTCCATCCCGGAGCAGTACGGCGGTGCGGGCGCCGGCATGGTCGAGGAATGCCTCTTCCTTGAGGCGACCTCGCGCGGGCTGGCGCCCATCACCGCCTATTCCACCGGTCTCACAGTGGCGCAGACCTACCTGCGGCACGGCACCGAGCAGCAGAAGCAGGAAGTCTTGGGCGGGCTGTGTCGCGGCCGCCTGGAAGCGATCGCGCTGTCCGAGCCCGGTGCGGGTTCCGACCTGGGCTCGGCACAGCTGAAGGCCGTTCGCGACGGCGACGGCTACGTGCTCAACGGCCAGAAGACCTGGACCTCGGCCGCGCACGTGGCCGATCATCTGCTGGTGTTGACCCGCACGTCGGTCGAGAACGACAAGCACGACGGGTTGACGCTGCTGGTCGTGCCGACCGACGCGACCGGTCTGGAGATCCGGGCCATCGAAACGATGGAAGCGCACACGGTCAACGACCTGTTCTTCACCGACGTGCACGTACCGGCGGCGAACGTCGTCGGGCAGGTCGGCCGGGCCTGGAATCACCTCATGCGCGGGCTCAGCGTGGAGCGGCTGATCATCGCCGCGATGTCGGTGGGCGCGGCGCAGCGCTCGCTCGACGACGTGCTCGAGTACGTGCGGCAGCGCGAGCAGTTCGGGCGTCCGATCAGCAGCTTCCAGGCCGTCCGCCACAAGCTCGCCGATCTCGCCACGGACATCGCCTGTTCCCGGTCGTTCGTGTACGAGGTCGCCGAGCGCATTGACTCCGGCGAGGAGGAGCAGCTGGTGCGCGAGGGCTCGATGGCGAAGCTCAAGTGCACAGAAGTCGCCAAGCAGACGGCGTTGGAAGCCATGCAGCTGATGGGCGGCTACGGCTACGCCCGGGAATACGGAATGGAGGGGCAGGTGCGGAAAGCACTCGCGCCGCCTATTTACGGCGGCACCAACGAGATCCAGCGCGAGATCATCGGAAGGAGCCTGCACCTCTGA
- a CDS encoding acetyl-CoA hydrolase/transferase C-terminal domain-containing protein, with product MIDLSPHIGPGTGVWWSQAGAEPTPLVHALLDQADEIGPVWAFCGLSWDQRLVQELPRSVSLSSYGALGQLRRLSRAGRLDVVPCHYSALPRLFAEGALPVDVGLVQVSRPDADGTCSLGIGVDYIADAIAHTPVLIAEVNEKMPATTGTPRIPLERFAAVVETDRPIGEAPARAPDDVEQAIARNVAELVEDGDTLQMGVGSLPAAVLDLLSGHQDLGFHTGMISDGVLRLVEKGVLTGARKEIDPGLIVTGAALGSSELYDRLGDLPVEFRPASYTHSPATLSRLRSLVSINSAIEVDLTGQVCAERRRGDYIGAVGGQVDFSRAAALTGARSIITLRATSNGDSTIVASPGGPVTTGRSDVDFVVTEHGTADLRGCDLPQRARRLTAIAAPEHRDELTSAAVQ from the coding sequence GTGATCGACTTGTCACCCCACATCGGTCCCGGCACCGGTGTTTGGTGGAGCCAGGCCGGTGCCGAGCCCACCCCGCTCGTGCACGCGCTGCTGGACCAAGCCGACGAAATCGGTCCTGTGTGGGCGTTCTGCGGATTGAGCTGGGACCAGCGGCTGGTGCAGGAATTGCCCCGCAGCGTGTCCTTGTCCTCCTACGGCGCCCTCGGCCAGCTGCGCCGCCTCAGCCGGGCTGGACGGCTCGACGTTGTGCCTTGCCACTACTCCGCGCTGCCGCGGCTGTTCGCGGAGGGCGCGCTGCCCGTGGACGTCGGATTGGTCCAGGTGTCCCGACCTGATGCCGACGGCACCTGCTCACTCGGGATCGGGGTCGACTACATCGCCGACGCAATCGCCCACACCCCGGTGCTGATCGCCGAGGTCAACGAGAAGATGCCGGCCACCACCGGCACTCCGCGCATTCCGCTGGAACGCTTCGCCGCCGTGGTCGAGACCGACCGCCCGATCGGCGAAGCACCCGCTCGAGCACCCGACGACGTCGAGCAGGCGATCGCGCGGAACGTGGCCGAGCTGGTCGAGGACGGTGACACCCTGCAGATGGGTGTGGGCTCGTTGCCCGCGGCCGTGCTCGACCTCCTCTCCGGGCACCAGGACCTTGGCTTCCACACCGGGATGATCTCTGACGGGGTGCTGCGGCTGGTGGAGAAGGGCGTGCTCACCGGTGCGCGCAAGGAGATCGACCCCGGCCTCATCGTCACCGGTGCCGCGCTGGGCAGCTCCGAACTCTACGACCGCCTCGGGGACCTGCCCGTCGAGTTCCGCCCGGCCAGCTACACGCACTCGCCGGCCACGCTGTCCCGGCTGCGGTCGTTGGTGTCGATCAACTCCGCCATCGAGGTCGACCTCACCGGCCAAGTGTGCGCCGAGCGGCGGCGCGGGGACTACATCGGCGCGGTCGGCGGGCAGGTCGACTTCTCGCGCGCCGCGGCGCTCACGGGCGCGCGGTCGATCATCACGCTCCGGGCGACTTCAAATGGGGACTCCACGATCGTCGCGTCGCCCGGCGGACCTGTCACCACCGGGCGGTCCGATGTGGACTTCGTCGTCACCGAACACGGTACGGCGGACCTCCGTGGCTGCGACCTGCCGCAGCGGGCGCGCCGGTTGACGGCGATCGCGGCGCCCGAGCACAGGGACGAGCTGACGAGCGCCGCCGTGCAGTGA
- a CDS encoding acyl-CoA dehydrogenase family protein, translating to MRWTLTEDQELFRDSFRGWLERFASTEAVRGWLDSGDPSDFERRFVDEGWFAIGSPEERGGQGGGLVELALAAEQLGGSAAPSAAWAAAVVAAPLLGGAPDLAARSLGSGEFAVLAVNSDRPLDAGGALTRVGGTVPNVLGADRARRFLVPVRDDGRLSLTVVDATEVELVHRRLLDRSRSVADVVVPDLARYDGIELADEHLTDAALRAAVLVAADSLGAAERMLTMAVDYSKQRHQFGVPIGSFQAVKHAAATMLVSVESARSLIYYAAASVDQRHDDAALHAAAAKAQACAGAERAADSALTMHGAIGYTWEHDLHLFYKRAKLDLRLFGSPKAWNERLAAALPLVPAA from the coding sequence ATGCGGTGGACATTGACCGAAGACCAGGAGCTGTTCCGGGACTCCTTCCGGGGCTGGCTCGAGCGGTTCGCCTCGACCGAGGCGGTGCGCGGGTGGCTGGACTCCGGCGATCCCTCCGACTTCGAGCGGCGGTTCGTCGATGAGGGCTGGTTCGCCATCGGCTCACCGGAGGAACGCGGCGGCCAGGGCGGTGGTTTGGTCGAGCTGGCGCTCGCGGCCGAACAGCTGGGCGGCAGCGCGGCTCCCTCGGCGGCATGGGCTGCCGCGGTGGTGGCCGCGCCCCTGCTCGGCGGGGCTCCTGACCTTGCCGCCCGGTCCCTCGGTTCGGGCGAATTCGCCGTGCTCGCGGTGAATTCCGACCGGCCCTTGGACGCAGGTGGCGCGTTGACGCGCGTCGGCGGGACCGTGCCGAACGTGCTCGGCGCGGACCGGGCGAGGCGGTTCCTCGTGCCCGTACGCGACGACGGGAGGCTTTCGCTGACCGTCGTGGACGCGACGGAGGTGGAGCTGGTGCACCGCAGGCTGCTCGACCGCAGCCGATCCGTCGCGGACGTCGTCGTTCCGGATTTGGCGCGGTATGACGGGATCGAGCTCGCCGACGAGCACCTCACCGACGCCGCTCTGCGAGCGGCCGTTCTGGTGGCCGCGGACAGCCTCGGTGCTGCGGAACGGATGCTGACGATGGCGGTGGACTACAGCAAGCAGCGGCACCAGTTCGGCGTTCCGATCGGCTCGTTCCAGGCCGTCAAGCACGCCGCCGCCACCATGCTCGTGTCCGTCGAATCGGCGCGCTCGCTCATCTACTACGCCGCCGCCTCCGTCGATCAACGGCACGACGACGCCGCGCTGCACGCTGCGGCAGCCAAGGCCCAGGCGTGCGCGGGCGCCGAGCGCGCCGCCGACAGCGCGCTGACCATGCACGGGGCGATCGGCTACACCTGGGAGCACGACCTCCACCTGTTCTACAAGCGCGCGAAGCTCGACCTGCGGCTGTTCGGTTCACCGAAGGCGTGGAACGAGCGCCTGGCCGCGGCCCTGCCGCTGGTGCCGGCGGCCTAG
- a CDS encoding AMP-binding protein — translation MYTWKPTDDYVDNANVTRLARAHGIGSIDELRARSVADIGWYWDAVVQDLGLPFRRPYSDVVDTTAGIEHPDWFPGGALNIADACLGRWVSEAPERAAVVHEAEDGTTRTLTFRELEEQVERVAAGLHGLGVGRGDAVGLYLPMNPEAVIACYAVARLGAVLVPLFSGFAPAAIAARLQDADAKVVIVADGTVRRRREVAMKPLLDEAVESCPTVQHVVLVGNLGAVPETSTGRDVRWSELPGGQAGAAEAMSTTETLLLAYTSGTTGRPKGAVHTHAGFLVKTASEVAYAFDVGPGGVFCWVTDMGWIMGPLSIFGTHANGATLLLYEGSPDVPGNDRLWQLTERHRVTMLGVSPTLIRSLRTGQEPPHERYDLSSVHALGSTGEPWDPDSYEWLAGTVFAGQVPIINFSGGTEVGGSFLSPYPVEPIRSCSLGGPSLGMDVDVVDDAGRSVRGQVGELVCRQPWPAMTRGVWKDDARYLEEYWSTFPGMWRHGDFALVEEGQWYIRGRSDDVMNIAGKRLAPAEVEAVLTAHPAVSEAAAVGVPDPKKGESVWAFWVPASGAAEDVSDRLREMVAQELGKPFAPSAVHRVGQLPKTRSAKILRRAIRAVALDQDPGDLSGTENVEAIDEIRKAAEG, via the coding sequence GTGTACACCTGGAAGCCCACCGACGACTACGTGGACAACGCCAACGTCACGCGGTTGGCGCGAGCGCACGGGATCGGGTCCATCGATGAGTTGCGTGCGCGGTCGGTGGCCGACATCGGCTGGTACTGGGACGCCGTGGTGCAGGACCTGGGGCTGCCGTTCCGCCGACCGTACTCGGACGTCGTGGACACCACCGCCGGCATCGAGCACCCTGACTGGTTCCCGGGCGGGGCGCTGAACATCGCCGATGCCTGCCTCGGCCGGTGGGTGAGCGAGGCGCCGGAGCGAGCGGCCGTGGTGCACGAAGCCGAGGACGGCACGACCCGCACGCTGACCTTCCGCGAGCTGGAGGAGCAGGTCGAACGGGTGGCCGCCGGGCTGCACGGGCTCGGCGTCGGGCGCGGTGACGCCGTCGGCCTTTACCTGCCGATGAATCCGGAGGCGGTCATCGCCTGCTATGCGGTGGCTCGGCTGGGTGCGGTGCTGGTGCCGCTGTTCTCCGGTTTCGCACCGGCCGCGATCGCAGCCCGGTTGCAGGACGCCGACGCGAAGGTCGTCATCGTCGCCGACGGCACGGTCCGGCGCCGTCGCGAGGTGGCGATGAAGCCGCTGCTCGACGAGGCGGTGGAAAGCTGCCCGACGGTGCAGCACGTCGTGCTCGTCGGAAACCTCGGCGCAGTACCGGAAACGTCCACCGGGCGGGATGTGCGCTGGTCGGAGCTGCCCGGTGGGCAAGCCGGTGCGGCAGAAGCGATGAGCACCACCGAGACGCTGCTGCTGGCCTACACCTCCGGGACCACCGGACGGCCGAAGGGCGCGGTGCACACCCATGCGGGCTTCCTGGTCAAGACGGCCAGCGAGGTCGCCTACGCCTTCGATGTCGGCCCGGGCGGGGTGTTCTGCTGGGTGACCGACATGGGCTGGATCATGGGACCGCTGTCCATCTTCGGCACGCATGCCAACGGTGCGACGCTGCTGCTTTACGAGGGTTCTCCGGACGTTCCGGGAAATGACCGGCTGTGGCAGCTGACCGAACGCCACCGGGTGACCATGCTGGGCGTGTCGCCGACTCTGATCCGTTCCCTGCGCACGGGGCAGGAGCCGCCACACGAGCGCTACGACCTGTCTTCGGTGCACGCGCTGGGCTCCACCGGCGAGCCGTGGGACCCGGATTCCTACGAGTGGCTCGCCGGAACCGTGTTCGCTGGCCAGGTGCCGATCATCAACTTCTCCGGCGGGACTGAGGTCGGCGGCTCGTTCCTGTCGCCCTACCCGGTCGAGCCGATCCGCAGCTGCTCGCTCGGTGGCCCGTCGCTGGGGATGGACGTCGACGTGGTCGACGACGCCGGCCGGTCGGTGCGCGGGCAGGTGGGCGAGCTGGTCTGCCGCCAGCCGTGGCCGGCGATGACGCGCGGCGTGTGGAAGGACGACGCGCGTTACCTGGAGGAGTACTGGTCGACGTTCCCGGGTATGTGGCGGCACGGCGACTTCGCGCTGGTCGAGGAAGGTCAGTGGTACATCCGCGGGCGCTCCGACGACGTCATGAACATCGCAGGCAAGCGGCTGGCGCCGGCTGAGGTGGAGGCGGTGCTGACCGCGCACCCGGCGGTGTCGGAGGCGGCCGCGGTCGGCGTTCCCGATCCGAAGAAGGGCGAGTCGGTGTGGGCGTTCTGGGTGCCCGCCTCCGGAGCCGCCGAGGACGTCTCGGACCGGTTGCGGGAGATGGTCGCCCAAGAGCTGGGGAAGCCGTTCGCGCCCAGCGCGGTGCACCGGGTCGGCCAGTTGCCCAAGACTCGCTCGGCGAAGATCCTCCGCCGCGCGATTCGCGCCGTGGCGCTGGATCAGGACCCCGGTGACCTCTCCGGCACCGAGAACGTCGAAGCGATCGACGAGATCCGGAAAGCAGCAGAGGGCTGA
- a CDS encoding acyl-CoA dehydrogenase family protein — MELADSPAEARFRGEVRKWLAAALPQLPWPEPPDLEGKAPFWRQWQQMLFDAGYAGLYWPEECGGGGVDEKLRAIFNEETDRAGAPERLNIIGEDFAGPTIIDFGTDAQKQRFLHPILTGEEIWCQLFSEPESGSDLASLRTTATKVDGGWRIQGQKIWTSRAQLAAHAILLARTGGGPRHKGITYFLLPMDSDGITVRPLAHMLGEAEFNEVFLDDVFVPDELVVGEVDGGWRVAMGTLSYERVAIATGRVNTKRAVDDIIGDIAARTGEDGRPLGTDPQLREQVADLYGRALTHYLIGQRVITQAAEGGPPGPAASIGKLYFCPLVEDLADFRLSLDSLGGQFDLDDEQVGDSRWLRLTNQARGTAIAGGSTFIQRNIVAERMLGMPRS; from the coding sequence ATGGAGCTCGCAGACTCTCCCGCGGAGGCCCGGTTCCGGGGCGAGGTCAGGAAGTGGTTGGCCGCCGCGCTGCCGCAGCTGCCCTGGCCGGAACCGCCGGATCTGGAAGGCAAGGCGCCGTTCTGGCGGCAGTGGCAGCAGATGCTCTTCGACGCCGGGTACGCGGGGCTGTACTGGCCGGAGGAGTGCGGCGGAGGTGGCGTCGACGAGAAGCTGCGGGCGATCTTCAACGAGGAGACCGACCGGGCCGGAGCGCCGGAACGCCTCAACATCATCGGGGAGGACTTCGCCGGCCCCACCATCATCGACTTCGGCACCGATGCGCAGAAGCAGCGCTTCCTGCACCCGATCCTCACCGGCGAAGAGATCTGGTGTCAGCTGTTCTCCGAGCCGGAATCGGGATCGGACCTGGCGTCGCTGCGCACCACCGCGACCAAGGTCGACGGCGGTTGGCGGATCCAGGGCCAGAAGATCTGGACCAGCCGGGCCCAACTCGCCGCGCACGCGATCTTGCTGGCACGCACCGGCGGCGGCCCGCGACACAAGGGGATCACGTACTTCCTGCTGCCAATGGACAGCGACGGCATCACGGTGCGCCCGCTGGCACACATGCTCGGCGAAGCCGAGTTCAACGAGGTGTTCCTCGACGACGTCTTCGTCCCGGACGAACTCGTCGTCGGCGAGGTCGACGGCGGCTGGCGCGTGGCGATGGGCACGCTGTCCTACGAGCGGGTCGCGATCGCGACCGGCCGAGTCAACACCAAGCGCGCAGTGGACGACATCATCGGAGACATCGCCGCGCGCACGGGGGAGGACGGACGTCCACTGGGGACTGATCCGCAGCTGCGCGAACAGGTGGCCGACCTCTACGGCCGTGCGTTGACGCACTACCTGATCGGCCAGCGGGTGATCACGCAAGCCGCCGAGGGCGGGCCGCCCGGACCGGCCGCGTCGATCGGCAAGTTGTACTTCTGCCCGCTCGTGGAGGACCTGGCGGACTTCCGGCTGTCCCTGGACTCGCTCGGTGGTCAGTTCGACCTCGACGACGAGCAGGTCGGCGACTCCCGGTGGCTGCGGTTGACGAACCAAGCGCGCGGCACCGCGATCGCAGGCGGATCGACCTTCATCCAGCGCAACATCGTCGCCGAGCGGATGCTCGGCATGCCGAGGAGCTGA
- a CDS encoding MaoC family dehydratase N-terminal domain-containing protein translates to MTAEPLDEVAFDVERGKIREFARATGAADPVHTDLGAARAAGFAAAPATATHVVVAGHYRDQAAFVAKLGLAFERVVVGSVKWTYHRPPLAGDTLRGARRVADDARKKGMRFVTLETEYLDADDHPVVVLRETLIERGDQQ, encoded by the coding sequence ATGACGGCAGAGCCGCTGGACGAGGTCGCCTTCGACGTCGAACGGGGCAAGATCCGCGAGTTCGCCCGGGCGACCGGCGCCGCGGACCCGGTCCACACCGACCTCGGTGCCGCGCGCGCAGCCGGTTTCGCCGCTGCCCCGGCCACGGCTACGCACGTCGTGGTCGCCGGCCATTACCGGGACCAGGCCGCCTTCGTCGCGAAGCTCGGCTTGGCCTTCGAGCGGGTCGTGGTGGGCTCGGTGAAGTGGACCTACCACCGGCCGCCGCTGGCCGGCGACACTCTCCGCGGTGCCCGCCGGGTCGCCGACGATGCCCGCAAGAAGGGGATGCGGTTCGTGACTCTGGAGACCGAATACCTCGACGCCGACGACCATCCGGTAGTCGTGCTCCGGGAAACGTTGATCGAGCGAGGAGATCAGCAGTGA
- a CDS encoding MaoC/PaaZ C-terminal domain-containing protein yields MRAPVATEPGAELPTRKVGPVTQTDVVRFAGAGGDFNPLHHDPEFARSAGFSGVLAMGQMHAGMLAAWLTDWAGVEHLREYEVRFAAPVFLGDTLSFSGQVLSVDDGIAEVQLAAVRDEDIVLRARAAINTG; encoded by the coding sequence GTGAGAGCACCCGTCGCGACAGAGCCCGGCGCGGAACTCCCGACGCGAAAGGTCGGTCCGGTGACGCAGACCGATGTCGTGCGCTTCGCCGGTGCGGGCGGCGATTTCAACCCGCTGCACCACGACCCCGAATTCGCCCGCTCCGCCGGGTTCTCCGGTGTGCTGGCGATGGGGCAGATGCACGCCGGCATGTTGGCGGCGTGGCTGACCGACTGGGCCGGGGTGGAGCACCTGCGCGAGTACGAGGTGCGCTTCGCTGCGCCGGTGTTCCTCGGGGACACGCTGTCGTTCTCCGGCCAGGTGCTGTCGGTCGACGACGGAATCGCCGAAGTGCAGCTCGCCGCAGTCCGCGACGAGGACATCGTGCTGCGGGCCCGCGCCGCGATCAACACCGGTTGA
- a CDS encoding LuxR C-terminal-related transcriptional regulator, whose protein sequence is MNVRYHRGHTDRSGAGVDEGRGIVRAKFRYGDAGGGNTRKRAELLDRGRRLLRTVEQLSGQRPEEPHDLQGMETILVVVVGQLAEEMATGKPTSPIGAALAEAHALRFELRDFLAHERNRRLAAVESGLGRLRELQDPDQLLGQVCEVVARSCGFHRVMLSRVEGALWRPHKSYAIGSRDAERTFAEWLRATPEVPLEDMPLETEMVRRREPALITDPAHDPRVYRPMLDASAMNSYVAAPIMPTGRVIGFLHADCMRGSVTAADRDVLWSFAVGFGQIFERAVLLARLREQRDQVRSALQAVEEVLDGLASAEVELSGHDAGTAARRSEPPVLESSLTGRELEVLALMATGATNVRIAEELVIASGTVKSHVKRILRKLGADNRAEAISQYLRRTM, encoded by the coding sequence GTGAACGTACGTTATCATCGTGGTCACACCGACCGCAGCGGAGCGGGCGTCGACGAAGGGCGCGGAATCGTGCGCGCGAAATTCCGGTACGGGGACGCCGGTGGCGGGAACACCCGCAAGCGGGCTGAGCTGCTCGACCGGGGACGGCGGTTGCTCAGGACAGTGGAACAGCTCTCCGGGCAGCGGCCGGAGGAACCTCATGATCTGCAAGGGATGGAAACCATCCTGGTGGTCGTGGTCGGGCAGCTCGCCGAAGAGATGGCCACCGGGAAGCCGACCTCCCCCATCGGCGCCGCCTTGGCCGAGGCGCACGCGTTGCGTTTCGAACTGCGCGATTTCCTGGCTCACGAGCGAAACCGGCGGCTCGCCGCAGTCGAATCCGGGCTCGGCCGGCTCCGCGAACTCCAGGACCCGGATCAGTTGCTGGGGCAGGTGTGCGAGGTGGTGGCCCGCAGTTGCGGATTCCACCGGGTGATGCTCTCCCGCGTCGAAGGCGCGCTGTGGCGCCCGCACAAGTCCTACGCCATCGGTAGCCGGGATGCGGAACGTACGTTCGCCGAGTGGCTGCGGGCCACCCCGGAGGTTCCGCTGGAGGACATGCCGCTGGAGACCGAGATGGTCCGCCGCCGCGAACCCGCGCTCATCACCGATCCCGCCCACGACCCGCGGGTGTACCGGCCGATGCTTGACGCCTCCGCGATGAACTCCTACGTCGCCGCCCCGATCATGCCGACCGGTCGTGTGATCGGCTTCCTGCATGCGGACTGCATGCGCGGGTCGGTCACCGCTGCGGACCGCGACGTGCTGTGGTCCTTCGCGGTCGGTTTCGGGCAGATCTTCGAACGCGCGGTGCTGCTGGCGCGTTTGCGGGAACAGCGCGACCAGGTGCGCTCGGCGTTGCAGGCGGTCGAGGAGGTGCTCGACGGTCTCGCCTCGGCGGAGGTCGAGCTCAGCGGCCACGACGCCGGCACGGCGGCCCGCCGGTCCGAGCCTCCGGTGCTAGAGTCCTCGCTGACCGGCCGCGAGCTGGAAGTGCTGGCGCTGATGGCCACGGGTGCGACGAACGTCCGCATCGCCGAGGAACTGGTGATCGCCAGCGGCACGGTCAAGTCCCACGTCAAGCGCATCCTGCGCAAGCTGGGCGCGGACAACCGCGCGGAGGCGATCTCGCAGTACCTGCGCCGGACGATGTAG
- a CDS encoding TetR/AcrR family transcriptional regulator, translating into MDRDRKILDSAAAVFFEKGFHGASVDELGTRAGLSGPALYRSFSGKDEILATLFNEALDELLSATAPVHEDPEQDLERLIRHHVRFAVDHRHLVNVYQREDRSLVDPWKRHFARRRRQYVGRWETTIGRCFPSASQAKIATGAHACLSVIFSIAYWPKTTTRQPDLADAVTDFVRAGLATLES; encoded by the coding sequence GTGGACAGGGACCGGAAGATCCTTGATTCGGCAGCCGCGGTCTTCTTCGAGAAGGGGTTCCACGGCGCCAGCGTTGACGAGTTGGGCACGCGCGCCGGGCTGAGCGGCCCTGCGCTCTACCGGAGCTTCTCCGGCAAGGACGAGATCCTGGCGACGCTGTTCAACGAAGCCCTCGACGAACTACTGAGCGCGACCGCGCCGGTGCACGAGGACCCCGAGCAAGACCTGGAGCGGTTGATCCGGCACCACGTGCGTTTCGCCGTCGACCACCGGCACCTGGTCAACGTCTACCAACGGGAGGACCGCTCCCTGGTCGACCCGTGGAAGCGCCACTTCGCACGCAGGCGGCGCCAGTACGTCGGGCGCTGGGAGACGACCATCGGACGGTGCTTCCCGAGCGCGTCGCAGGCGAAGATCGCCACCGGCGCGCACGCTTGCCTGAGCGTGATCTTCTCCATCGCCTACTGGCCGAAGACCACCACGCGGCAGCCGGATCTCGCTGATGCGGTGACCGATTTCGTCCGCGCGGGGCTGGCCACGCTCGAATCCTGA